Proteins found in one Columba livia isolate bColLiv1 breed racing homer chromosome 11, bColLiv1.pat.W.v2, whole genome shotgun sequence genomic segment:
- the LOC135580538 gene encoding olfactory receptor 12D1-like: MYFLGSTEVVLLATMAYDRYVAICNPLRYTLVMSPQTCLLLAAASWSIGFVHAMIHSVMTSQLTFCGHNHIHHFFCDIKPLLNLACSSTSLNMTLLNVITTSVALGSFALIVLSYLYLIFFTFHKVRSQEGRWKPFSTCASHLTVVALLYIPVLFNYTPPSSGSSLQRDVQVSLLYSAVTPALNPLIYTLRNPEKRSAMKKMLCFEWT, encoded by the coding sequence ATGTACTTCCTGGGAAGTACTGAGGTTGTGCTACTGGCCACCATGGCCTATGACCGTTACGTGGCCATCTGCAATCCTTTGCGCTACACCCTTGTCatgagcccccagacttgtctGCTGCTGGCTGCGGCCAGCTGGTCCATTGGTTTTGTGCATGCCATGATACACTCAGTCATGACCTCTCAGCTGACTTTCTGTGGCCACAACCACATTCATCACTTCTTCTGTGACATCAAGCCACTGTTGAATTTGGCTTGCAGTAGTACCAGCCTCAACATGACCCTCCTCAATGTCATTACCACATCTGTTGCACTAGGCTCCTTTGCTCTCATAGTCCTCTCCTACCTCTACCTCATCTTCTTCACCTTCCATAAAGTCCGGTCCCAGGAAGGAAGATGGAAGCCCTTCTCCACCTGTGCCTCCCACCTCACCGTTGTGGCACTGTTGTACATACCAGTGCTCTTCAATTATACACcaccctcctcaggaagctccCTTCAAAGGGATGTGCAAGTGTCTCTCCTGTACAGTGCTGTCACCCCAGCTCTGAACCCCTTGATCTACACTCTTAGGAACCCGGAGAAGAGATCTGccatgaaaaaaatgctatgTTTTGAGTGGACATAA